A single Scleropages formosus chromosome 4, fSclFor1.1, whole genome shotgun sequence DNA region contains:
- the LOC108927167 gene encoding egl nine homolog 1-like isoform X2 — MEAPGARVLDLDRDSERQYCELCGKMENLLKCGRCRSSFYCSKEHQKQDWKKHKRTCREAGAAPQDSTGTPDGRGTERCVTCAGDPGGSGDSVVVVVNNNNSSGGGGGGGSSNSSSSAASSSSTSGGGGGAKTNGRTRSPPQKLASDYIAPCMNKHGICVLDNFLGEELGLAILRDVQALHGSGRFTDGQLVSQRSGDSKDIRGDKIAWVEGSEPGCEQISFLMNRMDELMRHCNGRLGSYKINGRTKAMVACYPGNGTGYVRHVDNPNGDGRCVTCIYYLNKNWDAKVPSHITPPSVRSSEKAA, encoded by the exons ATGGAGGCGCCCGGTGCCCGGGTGCTGGACCTAGACCGGGACTCGGAGCGGCAGTACTGCGAGCTCTGCGGGAAGATGGAGAACCTGCTCAAGTGCGGCCGCTGCCGGAGCTCCTTCTACTGCAGCAAGGAGCATCAGAAGCAGGACTGGAAGAAGCACAAGCGCACGTGCCGCGAGGCGGGAGCCGCGCCGCAGGACAGCACGGGCACGCCGGACGGCCGCGGGACAGAGCGCTGCGTCACGTGCGCGGGGGACCCGGGGGGGTCCGGGGACagcgtcgtcgtcgtcgtcaacaacaacaacagcagcggaggtggcggcggcggcggcagcagcaatagcagcagcagcgccgccTCGAGCTCGAGCacgagcggcggcggcggcggcgccaAAACCAACGGGCGCACGAGGTCGCCGCCGCAGAAGCTCGCCTCCGACTACATCGCGCCGTGCATGAACAAGCACGGCATCTGCGTGCTCGACAACTTCCTGGGCGAGGAGCTCGGCCTGGCCATCCTGCGGGACGTGCAGGCCCTGCACGGCAGCGGCAGGTTCACGGACGGCCAGCTCGTGAGCCAGCGCAGCGGCGACTCCAAGGACATCCGCGGCGACAAGATCGCGTGGGTGGAGGGCAGCGAGCCCGGGTGCGAGCAGATCAGCTTCCTCATGAACCGCATGGACGAGCTCATGCGCCACTGCAACGGCCGCCTGGGCTCCTACAAGATCAACGGCCGGACCAAG GCAATGGTGGCTTGTTACCCTGGCAACGGGACGGGATACGTGCGTCATGTGGACAACCCCAATGGCGACGGGAGATGTGTCACCTGTATATATTACCTTAATAAAAACTGGGACGCCAAG